AAGTGCTTGGAAACAAAAGGACGATAAAGAGATTTATAAATTTTATCTTTATTAAATTCTGTTTTTAGATTTCGGGCAAATTTCTTTTTTAAATCTCGACTCCATTTAATAGTTGTGTCCCAATTGTCATCATTTGGCTTGACACTTTTGTCATCATCGGGCTTGACCCGTTGATCTAAAGATTGTCGGATCGAGTCCGACAATGACACACTGGCAGAATTTGACAATGACAGGAGAGAGTTATATTTTTCAATAAAAAATCGAACTTTCCAACTTAAAGTCTTTTCAGAAAAATCATAAACCCATTCGTCCCGATTTGTAACGACTCCATTTGAGAAATTTCGGAAAATTGCATTTTCATCTTTTCCGTTTTTTGTCTCTTTTGTTCCAAGTGCGATGAGGTCTTCCCAATCGTTTTCCGTCTGATTTAACCAATTATGTTTTTTATCTGGAATAATTTGGTCAAATTCCAGTTTTGAAATATCTTTTTTATTCCATTTCAACCAATTTAGTTTATTCTCTTTTGTCTCAAGTTCATCAAACGGATTTAAATATTTGAGTCGGCATTTTTGACGAGAATCTCTTTTGACTAAAATCAGAATTGCGACACCCGTCTGAATTCCAAAAACATTGTTCCGTGTTCCCGAAAGTTTGGGGTTTTTCCGAACATTTCCACCCAAATCCAAAACATAAATATCTGTGAAATTCTCAAAAACTTCGGCACGAAATCCGTCAAGACTTTTGCTATCCAAAAAGCTAGAATTTGTAACAAAACTTATAATTCCACTCTTTCCAATTCGGTCAATTGCCCACCGATAAAATCGCGAATACATGTCATACATTTTTGTCTTTTGGGCATTCGACTTTTTCACAAAAGTATCTTTTATCCGTTTGTCAATGTGTGGATAAGATTTGTTTTTATTATTATCATTTTCGTTTTGCTGATTTGCATTGTATGGAGGATTTCCGATAATTACGGTAAAGTCGGATTCTTCCTGCTTCTCAATTCGCTCTAAATTCTCTTCAGAAAAATCAAATGCAAGTTGCCCAGCCGAATTTTGTATCAACTCCAAAGTATCCACAAAACTTATATTTTTAAACTCTGCTCCCTTTCCCATTTTCTGAAAATATAAGTATTCCAAATTCAAATTCGCAATGTAATACGGCAAAATCGAAATCTCATTTGCAAACAACTCATTTTTAAACTTAAATTCCAAATCTTTTTTCGGCAAATAGTCGATGATTTGAGTCATAAAAGTTCCCGTTCCCGTGGAAGGATCAAGAATATTCACATTCCGAGAAGCTAGAGTTTTGTCAAAATTTTTGTAAAGCACCTCATCGGTAAATTTGATCATAAAATCGACAATTTCCAACGGAGTATAGACAATTCCGAGTGTGTCTGCCCGTTTCGGATTATAAGCTTTGTAAAACTCTTCATACAAAATATTCAGAAATTTCTGTTTCTCTTTTTGCTCTTTCAACACCGACGAATGGGAACGAATTGCCGAATAATAATAATTTATATTCTCAAAAAGTTCCTTTTTCTGAAAACGGTCAAATATCGCATTTTCCAATTCTCCAAGCTTTTTTGCAATATTGTTGCTTCCGTGAAAATCTGACTCGTCAAATACCGTTTTAAAAATATCTTCCGTCAAAATGTGCTGAATCAACATCTCAAAAATCTCATTTTCCGAAATATTTTTATCAATCGAGTTTTGACAAATCTCCAAAAATTCAGAATATTTCTTTTGGAATTCCCTATTTTCTGTTTTATTTTTTGCTATCTTTTCTCTCAAAACTTCGACAAGTTTCGGCACATCTTCCGTAAATTGCGAAAGTGCCTTTTCAAATTCTAAAATTTCCTCGTTTCTAAAATTCAGGAATTCTGAAAGCAGATTTTCCAAATTTTCCGATTTTTCCATCGAAATATCCAAAACCGTCGAACCATTCTGAATTAAAACTGCCCGTTTTGAGTCTTCAAAAATGATATTCGATGTCGGATACCCCTTTTTGATTTTTTTCTCAATTTCTAAATCTAAATCATCTTTTTGATCTTTTGCTTCCCAAAATCCGAAATCAAATCGAAACTGATTTTTCAAAGTTCCGTCTGGCCTCACCCGACTATTTTTTGAATATGGAATTTCTGCCACAAAACTTAAATTTTGCTCACTTGCCACATTTTCAACTAAAGTTTCAAATGCCCGTCGAATCGAACTCTCGTTTTCCGAAAAATGCGAAAGCTCTTCTAACTTTTTGTAATATTTTTCAATTTCTGTCTTCATGATTTCGATTTTATCAGATTTTGGGGTTCAGTTTTTAAAGAATTGCATGAAATCTACATCTCGCAAGTTCTGGCGAACTTTAGAAAATATTCTTTAAAATCTCTTTTTTCCACGATCAAGAAAACGGATGTAGTTTTTTTGGAATTCAGAAATGTCATTTTTATTTTCAGTTTTCACAACAATTCCGTAGCCGTTTTCAAAAATATCACTTTTTACAATTGGAGTTGAAAAAATATACAAAATTTTTGAGTCAAGCAGAATTCCTGAAAAAGAGAAATTTTCTCCACGATGAGGTTCAGTTTTATAAATGTAGATGTTTTTGTAGAGTCGCAGTTTTTCAATATCTCCGTCTAAATTTGGAGAAATCAAAAAAATTTCACCACCACGATTTAAAAATTTTCGGAAAGAGTAAAAAAAACGATCATCTTCTATTCTGTTTGAGACAATTAGGATTTGAGAGGAGTTTTTTAAATCTCTACGAAAAGAGTCTAAAAAATAT
This genomic stretch from Thiovulum sp. ES harbors:
- a CDS encoding putative helicase (PFAM: N-6 DNA Methylase), with translation MKTEIEKYYKKLEELSHFSENESSIRRAFETLVENVASEQNLSFVAEIPYSKNSRVRPDGTLKNQFRFDFGFWEAKDQKDDLDLEIEKKIKKGYPTSNIIFEDSKRAVLIQNGSTVLDISMEKSENLENLLSEFLNFRNEEILEFEKALSQFTEDVPKLVEVLREKIAKNKTENREFQKKYSEFLEICQNSIDKNISENEIFEMLIQHILTEDIFKTVFDESDFHGSNNIAKKLGELENAIFDRFQKKELFENINYYYSAIRSHSSVLKEQKEKQKFLNILYEEFYKAYNPKRADTLGIVYTPLEIVDFMIKFTDEVLYKNFDKTLASRNVNILDPSTGTGTFMTQIIDYLPKKDLEFKFKNELFANEISILPYYIANLNLEYLYFQKMGKGAEFKNISFVDTLELIQNSAGQLAFDFSEENLERIEKQEESDFTVIIGNPPYNANQQNENDNNKNKSYPHIDKRIKDTFVKKSNAQKTKMYDMYSRFYRWAIDRIGKSGIISFVTNSSFLDSKSLDGFRAEVFENFTDIYVLDLGGNVRKNPKLSGTRNNVFGIQTGVAILILVKRDSRQKCRLKYLNPFDELETKENKLNWLKWNKKDISKLEFDQIIPDKKHNWLNQTENDWEDLIALGTKETKNGKDENAIFRNFSNGVVTNRDEWVYDFSEKTLSWKVRFFIEKYNSLLSLSNSASVSLSDSIRQSLDQRVKPDDDKSVKPNDDNWDTTIKWSRDLKKKFARNLKTEFNKDKIYKSLYRPFVSKHLYFDSMLNDVRGQQPQFFPTSKSENLVIGVSGSSHSKPFQALAFGNVPNLDSLEKTQTFPLHTFSDGKRIENITDFGLQKFRKKYSSLSLSDSIRQSTQNGEDVRVKQDQRVKPDDDKMVKPDNDIIERIDIFHYVYAVLHFPEYRKKYEINLKQDLPRIPFYEDFWKFAEIGQELLDLHINFENVSEFQIDFGEISQTQSKSKKFLDFFPERAFQYKLGNRSAIEWVIDGYKEKKVKDPTIAQMFDNYKFDDYRDEVLSLLKKITNLSLKTLDLIEKLK